A DNA window from Setaria viridis chromosome 2, Setaria_viridis_v4.0, whole genome shotgun sequence contains the following coding sequences:
- the LOC117845926 gene encoding DEAD-box ATP-dependent RNA helicase 32, producing MRRPKRRGAGKQTRLREEDEIALLDEWIEAGKPRPGTKPPPPSKSAGAGPAPPAAGEYPEYGACTRFDELPLSQKTKDALRKKKFMEMSEIQRAALPHALCGRDVLGAAKTGSGKTLAFVIPVIEKLYRERWGPEDGVGCIILSPTNDLAQQIFEVIKDVEEFHNFSAGAIVGKRKGIELEKEHINSLNILVCTPGRLVQHFNETPNFDCSQLQMLVLDEADQILDHGFKSQVDAIISQIPRVRQTLLFSATQTKSVKDLARVSLKNPEYISVHDEATTATPDTLEQYAMIVPLEQKLNMLWSFIKRHLNSKTIVFLSSVKQVKFVFEIFKKLRPGIPLKCIHGRMTHVVQQAIVADFNESTSVLFSTDLTSRGLDINNVDWVVQVDCPESIDIYIHRVGRTARYNKKGKSLMFLCPEEEAMLEKLKATESKIPIHIRKPKAEQLEQISQNIASVLVKFPNLQQLGKRAFVTYLKSVYLQKDKKVFDLSRFSAEKFAAYAASLGLPVTPTIRFISHKKNVSKKDMEDIDKKQIKSSSKPEVIINPQVNSDLTMDDGDDDILYPKKPIADANMDDGLDDVLRPKEPTTDTDTDTKPEKVTELGKPLKKKKLKINVHRPMGTRVKYDDEGNIIPPLASLAEEVALEPVVHKDKISQRYAEMLREMREHDKEDKLEHKKSLREKKLQKKMKLKRKRQEETEVGSEEDSGSESDRGRDVASKGKKRYFKDDDEDDNTVKDGDVLAQQEALALKLLSKMHS from the exons aTGCGCCGCCCGaagcgccgcggcgcggggaaGCAGACCCGCCTCAGGGAGGAGGACGAGATCGCCCTCCTCGACGAATGGATCGAAGCCGGCAAACCCCGTCCGGGCACcaagcccccgccgccctcgaAATCCGCCGGAGCGGGTCCGGCGCCTCCGGCAGCCGGGGAGTACCCGGAGTACGGCGCGTGCACGCGGTTCGACGAGCTGCCGCTGTCGCAGAAGACCAAGGACGCGCTGCGGAAGAAGAAATTCATGGAGATGAGCGAGATCCAGCGCGCCGCCTTGCCCCACGCTCTCTGCGGCCGCGACGTCCTCGGCGCGGCCAAGACCGGCTCCGGCAAGACCCTGGCCTTCGTCATCCCG gTTATAGAGAAGCTGTACAGAGAGAGATGGGGTCCAGAGGATGGTGTGGGCTGCATTATTCTTTCCCCCACGAACGATTTGGCTCAGCAAATTTTTGAAGTGATCAAGGATGTCGAGGAGTTCCATAACTTTAGTGCTGGTGCTATTGTTGGTAAGCGCAAGGGTATTGAGCTAGAGAAGGAACACATCAACAGCTTGAATATCTTGGTGTGCACACCTGGGCGATTAGTCCAGCACTTCAATGAAACTCCCAATTTCGATTGTTCACAGCTCCAG ATGTTGGTGCTTGACGAGGCAGATCAAATTCTTGATCATGGTTTCAAAAGtcaggttgatgctatcatttCTCAGATTCCCAGAGTTAGACAAACTTTACTGTTTTCCGCTACACAAACGAAGTCAGTTAAAGACCTTGCAAGGGTTAGCCTAAAGAATCCAGAATATATAAGTGTGCATGATGAAGCTACAACAGCCACCCCAGATACTCTGGAGCAGTATGCCATGATTGTTCCTCTTGAACAGAAGCTAAATATGCTCTGGAGCTTCATTAAAAGGCATCTAAATTCTAAGACAATAGTCTTCTTATCTAGTGTCAAGCAG GTTAAATTTGTTTTTGAAATTTTTAAGAAACTACGCCCTGGTATTCCTTTGAAATGTATCCATGGAAGGATGACACATGTAGTACAGCAGGCCATAGTTGCAGATTTCAATGAATCCACTTCAGTTCTGTTCTCAACTGATTTAACCTCTAGAGGACTGGATATAAATAATGTGGATTGGGTGGTACAG GTTGATTGCCCAGAAAGCATTGATATTTACATCCATAGAGTTGGCCGTACAGCTCGTTACAATAAGAAAGGAAAATCGCTTATGTTCCTTTGTCCTGAGGAAGAAGCAATGCTTGAAAAATTGAAGGCTACTGAAAGCAAAATACCTATACACATACGGAAG CCAAAGGCAGAACAACTGGAGCAGATATCTCAGAATATAGCCTCGGTGCTGGTTAAATTTCCCAATCTGCAGCAATTGGGTAAAAGGGCATTTGTTACATATCTTAAGTCAGTGTATCTCCAGAAAGACAAAAAGGTGTTCGACCTGAGCAGGTTCTCTGCAGAGAAGTTTGCTGCGTATGCTGCTTCACTTGGTCTGCCTGTTACACCCACCATCCGCTTCATAAGCCACAAGAAGAATGTGTCAAAGAAGGATATGGAAGATATTGATAAGAAACAGATCAAATCCAGCTCCAAACCTGAAGTTATCATCAATCCACAGGTCAACAGTGATTTGACTATGGATGATGGAGATGACGACATCCTTTATCCCAAGAAGCCCATTGCAGATGCTAATATGGATGATGGACTTGATGATGTCCTTCGCCCCAAGGAGCCCACCACAGATACAGATACAGATACAAAACCAGAGAAAGTTACCGA ACTTGGAAAGCccttaaaaaagaagaaactgAAGATAAATGTGCACAGGCCAATGGGAACAAGGGTCAAGTATGATGATGAGGGCAACATCATCCCACCTCTCGCATCTTTAGCTGAAGAAGTGGCTTTAGAACCTGTGGTTCACAAGGATAAAA TTTCCCAGCGGTACGCAGAGATGTTGAGAGAAATGCGGGAGCACGACAAGGAGGACAAGCTCGAACATAAGAAGAGCTTGCGGGAGAAGAAGCtgcagaagaagatgaagctgaaGCGCAAGAGGCAGGAGGAGACAGAAGTCGGGTCTGAGGAGGACAGCGGCTCAGAGTCAGACAGAGGCAGAGACGTAGCTAGCAAGGGCAAAAAGAGGTACTTCAAGGACGACGATGAAGATGATAACACTGTGAAGGATGGTGACGTTCTAGCTCAGCAGGAGGCCTTGGCGCTGAAGCTCCTGAGTAAAATGCACAGTTAA
- the LOC117845930 gene encoding 18.8 kDa class V heat shock protein, whose amino-acid sequence MDYYYPMEEEVVHQQQHPGLRAAQLPWQWRLFSLLSPPAAAAAQQPRRPANHVSWEETAAAHLFSASLPGVRKEEIRVEVEDARYLVIRTELDGATAAGAEGDGGAVGLGRRSFDRKFRLPGMVDVDGISAEYTHGVLTVTVPRMHTRARPVVGLLGAGPAADSAARAA is encoded by the exons ATGGATTACTACTACccaatggaggaggaggtggtgcaccagcagcagcatccGGGACTCCGGGCGGCGCAGTTGCCATGGCAGTGGCGCCTCTTCTCCCTGCtctctcctccggcggcggcagctgcgcagcagccgcgccggccggccaaccatgtcagctgggaggagaccgccgccgcgcacctcTTCTCCGCCAGCCTCCCGG GCGTGCGCAAGGAGGAGATCAGGGTGGAAGTGGAGGACGCGAGGTACCTCGTCATCCGCACGGAGCTggacggcgccaccgccgcgggcgcggagggagacggcggcgccgtcggcctGGGGAGGAGGAGCTTCGACAGGAAGTTCCGGCTGCCGGGGATGGTGGACGTGGACGGCATCTCGGCGGAGTACACCCACGGCGTGCTGACCGTGACGGTCCCAAGGATGCACACCCGGGCCCGGCCCGTCGtcggcctcctcggcgccggGCCGGCCGCCGACTCCGCGGCCCGGGCCGCCTGA